One Archangium violaceum genomic window, GGACTCGTGATTGACGACGAGAACGAGAACGCAGAGCGCGATGCTGATGACACCGCAGAGGGCGGCGAGGAGCTTCGCCGCCAGGCTTCTGGTGAATCGCAGGGTGGTGGGAGTTTCTTGGCTCATCCAGCCGAGAAGTAGAGCATGGATCGCGTGGTTGGCTTTGAGCGCGCCGTATGAGCCAGCGCTCGGCTGGATCCTCGCCCTTTTCTCCTCGGGCAAATCCGTCGCCAGCTACAGGAACAACGAGGGATCGAACTCGTCCACGCGAACCGGCAGCAGGCGCGGCAGGGGTCTCTGGAACACCTTCGCGTCCAGCTCGAGATCGAGGATCTCCAGCCCGGCCGGGACGAGCTCGCGGAACCGCTGACTCATGTACTCGCGCAACCCCAGCAGCGCCACCTGCCGCTTCTCCTCGAGCAGCCCGCGCAGCGCCTCCGCGAAGTCGGCCCCGTCGTGGCTCGCCAGCGCGACCGCGGCCCCCCGGCGCTGCGTGCGGATGGCCTCCAGGAGCTTCAGGATGCCCAGGTCCACCACCTTCTGGTCCGGCCGTCCGTAGAGCAGCGCCACGTCACAGCCCGCTGTCTTCAGGGCCCGCACGAAGCCGAGCATCACGTCCGGCAGTTGCTCGCCCTTCGCGTTCAGCACCACCACGCAGCGCACCGGGGACGGGAAGTGGCTCTCACAGAAGGCCACCAGTCGATCGAACTGCATTCGGTCCTGGGCCTCGGGCTTACGGCCCACGACATTGGACACGGCCCAGTCGACGTTCTCGGCGTCGATGAGCACATAGGAGGCTGCGGGAGGGCGTGCGGAGAGCATGACCGGAGAGAATACCCGGAACGCGCTCTCGCGCCCCTTCCCGTGCGATGAACCAAGGCACCCCTAGCGGAAGGCCCGGAAGTACTCGCGCTCCTCCGGTGGGGACTCCTGCTGGGGAAGCAGGTGTGTCACCGAGGCGCGTGACGGCCCACGGTGATCGCCGGGGCCTCGGGAGTGCCGGCCCGGGCTCCCCCCGCTCCGGCCCATGTGGAACACCGACATCGTCTGCTGCAGCGCCTCCGCCTGCGCCGCGAGCTCCTCGGCCGTGGAGGCCAGCTCCTCGGCCGCCGAGGAGTTGTTCTGCGTCACCTGCTCCACCTGGGACATGGCCTTGGAGATCTGCGCCACGCTCAGGTTCTGCTCCCGGGAGGCCTCGGCCACTTCCTGCACGAGTCCCGCCGTCTCGTGGATGGACGGCACCAGCGCGCCGAGCACCTCGCCCGTGCGCTCCGCCTGCGCGACGCTCGTGGACGTCATGCCGAGGATCTCCTGGGCCGCCGTCCGGCTGCGCTCGGCCAGCTTGCGCACCTCCGCGGCCACCACCGCGAAGCCCCGGCCGTGCTCACCCGCTCGCGCCGCCTCGATGGCCGCGTTGAGCGCCAGCAGGTTCGTCTGGTAGGCGATCTCCTCGATGATGGTGACGCGGCCGGCGATGCCCCTCATCGCCTCCACGGTGGCGGCCATCGCGCGGCCACTCGCCTCCGCGTCCGTGGCCCCGGAGGTGGCCATGCGCGCCACCTGGCCGCTGTTCTCCGCGTTCCTCGCGATGGACACCGTCATCTGCTGGATGCTGGCGCTCGTCTCCTCGATGCTGGCGGCCTGCTCGCTGGTGCCCTGCGAGAGGCTCTGCGCCGTGGAGGACACCTGCTCGCTGGCCGCGGCCAGTGAGCGCGCCCCGTCGAGCACCTCGCCGATGGTGCCGGACAACCGCTCGGACATCTCGTTCATCGAGCCGAGCAGCCGCCCGGTCTCGTCCCGCTGCGAGCGCGTGGCCCGGACCGTCAGATCCCCCTCGGCGATCCGCTGCGCGAGCTCCACCGCCTCGGCCAGCGGGCGGGTGATGCTGCGCATGATGAAGAAGGCCAGCAGCAGCCCCGACAGCAGCCCGGCCCCGATGCTGATCAAGGTGGCGGTGCGCGTCCCCTCATACCGGGTGACGGACCTCTCGAACTCGAGCTGCGCCACCTGGAGCTGCACCTTTCCCAGCTCGTCGAGGAGCGTGGTGACCGGATCGATGTCCGGGTAGAGCTCGCGCGAGATGAAGGCCTCCAGCCGCTGCGCATCCTCCTGGGCGAGGATCTCCCGCAGCCGCTCCACCGCCACGTTGGCCTCCTTCATCGCCGGGGTGATGCGCTCGACCAACCGATGCTCCTCGTCCACCAGCACCGTGGCGAGATACGACTCCCACATCCTC contains:
- a CDS encoding NYN domain-containing protein; amino-acid sequence: MLSARPPAASYVLIDAENVDWAVSNVVGRKPEAQDRMQFDRLVAFCESHFPSPVRCVVVLNAKGEQLPDVMLGFVRALKTAGCDVALLYGRPDQKVVDLGILKLLEAIRTQRRGAAVALASHDGADFAEALRGLLEEKRQVALLGLREYMSQRFRELVPAGLEILDLELDAKVFQRPLPRLLPVRVDEFDPSLFL
- a CDS encoding methyl-accepting chemotaxis protein, whose amino-acid sequence is MLNDWRIGTRLSALVVLLSTLLVGVGLLGVRGMGTTAAGLETVYKDRVVPLWQIKAISDMYAINVVDTAHKVHAGVLTWTQGRLRVDEARDIVRRMWESYLATVLVDEEHRLVERITPAMKEANVAVERLREILAQEDAQRLEAFISRELYPDIDPVTTLLDELGKVQLQVAQLEFERSVTRYEGTRTATLISIGAGLLSGLLLAFFIMRSITRPLAEAVELAQRIAEGDLTVRATRSQRDETGRLLGSMNEMSERLSGTIGEVLDGARSLAAASEQVSSTAQSLSQGTSEQAASIEETSASIQQMTVSIARNAENSGQVARMATSGATDAEASGRAMAATVEAMRGIAGRVTIIEEIAYQTNLLALNAAIEAARAGEHGRGFAVVAAEVRKLAERSRTAAQEILGMTSTSVAQAERTGEVLGALVPSIHETAGLVQEVAEASREQNLSVAQISKAMSQVEQVTQNNSSAAEELASTAEELAAQAEALQQTMSVFHMGRSGGSPGRHSRGPGDHRGPSRASVTHLLPQQESPPEEREYFRAFR